A genomic region of Papaver somniferum cultivar HN1 chromosome 7, ASM357369v1, whole genome shotgun sequence contains the following coding sequences:
- the LOC113299137 gene encoding uncharacterized protein LOC113299137 isoform X2, which produces MLVLGGGTQQQQHHNYLSPSSSWSRVKTCYSMNVVSHRNNVVVSNNNIIHNNIYFKNLKKKKKRKLLQVTVMMKTAKEIKTINNSNKNLCDSIMARSCYHTVLTGLVASATVILSTSIMFSGTTHEAIASAATNTVEDGTTMENIPQMLSSTDGEDDNGKRKGRIQKPKSRKAESCTSKCVTTCVRGGYGAPGEGPLNAFRPLVVFKQGFHSRQYCSSE; this is translated from the exons ATGTTAGTTTTGGGAGGGGGTACACAACAGCAACAGCATCATAATTATCTTAGTCCTAGTAGTAGCTGGAGCAGAGTCAAAACCTGCTACTCAATGAATGTTGTGAGCCATAGGAACAATGTGGTTGTCAGCAATAATAACATTATTCACAACAACATTTActttaaaaacttgaaaaagaagaagaagaggaagctgCTGCAGGttacagtgatgatgaagacagcaaaggaaattaaaacaatcaacaacagcaacaagaaTTTGTGCGATTCAATTATGGCCAGGTCATGTTACCATACAGTACTAACTGGGCTTGTAGCTTCTGCAACAGTGATATTGTCTACTAGTATTATGTTCAGTGGTACTACTCATGAAGCTATTGCATCTGCTGCAACTAACACTGTAGAGGACGGTACTACTATGGAAAACATCCCACAGATGCTCTCTAGTACTGATGGTGAGGATGATAATGGCAAGAGGAAAGGTAGGATTCAGAAGCCAAAGTCTAGGAAAGCAGAATCCTGCACCAGCAAGTGCGTCACTACTTGCGTCCGAGGTGGCTATGGTGCCCCAGGGGAAGGACCTCTTAATGCTTTCAG GCCTCTGGTGGTATTCAAGCAAGGATTTCATAGTCGTCAATACTG TAGTTCGGAATAA
- the LOC113299136 gene encoding uncharacterized protein LOC113299136 isoform X1 has product MLGVNVTPPPPPPPLEKYKMYNSPVTHFDLNLSDERSKTSGRQCNSGSRLDYSHESLTDDNDSVLEASTSDGEVKSLGAFLKMDKVNPHRMQLQREVEKMQQELEEEMELRSVLENAVELSDLTSSNLTCIPEHAKELLSSIALLEITVSDLEEEMISLQCQLSQERNERKLEEYHQKRSTSQSPFLQSPENIRRLHSYSPSSRCLEPSVALSYNSRTLSRQKRMDDPSEDICTTSFVNSMNLSIDESGPSVRDESVFAKNPQHVSSKEGMRVAGLSDQPNKLSEEMVRCMKNIFISLADSSTLSAKLRALKMNCPSFSPQSECSTNLTCAQNPHVDTENVTELFASKNAFDPYKVRGKLSWADIGIYGSAIEVSWMSVGKKQLEYAAGALRRFRLLVEQLAEVDPINLADNEKLAFWINIYNALIMHAYLAYGVPKTDLKLFSLMQKAQYTVGGHSFSAAAIEYVILKMQPPVHRPQTALVLGLHKLKVPDEQHNYSIDVHEPLVVFALSCGMYSSPAVRIYTVQNIKEELKHAQRDFVRASVAVSRRGKLLMPRMLYEFASNFVDDLTLRIWISQYLPPHQAVVVEQCIAKRKQSFLGRSSTVIVPFDSRFRYLFLPVVPDSKLCSSTLQ; this is encoded by the exons ATGCTGGGTGTAAACGtaactcctcctcctcctcctcctccgctTGAAAAATACAAGATGTACAACTCACCGGTCACTCATTTTGATTTGAACTT AAGTGATGAGCGTTCAAAGACTAGTGGAAGACAATGCAATTCTGGAAGTCGGTTGGATTATTCTCATGAATCTCTGACCGATGATAATGACTCTGTGTTAGAG GCGAGCACCTCCGATGGAGAGGTTAAAAGTCTTGGAGCTTTTCTTAAGATGGACAAAGTCAATCCTCACAGAATGCAGCTTCAGCGGGAG GTTGAGAAAATGCAGCAAGAGCTAGAGGAAGAGATGGAACTGCGCAGTGTCTTAGAAAATGCAGTTGAGCTAAGCGATTTAACATCATCTAATTTAACATGCATCCCAGAACAT GCCAAGGAACTCTTATCTAGTATTGCTCTACTGGAGATCACAGTTTCAGATCTCGAGGAAGAGATGATATCTTTGCAGTGTCAGCTAAGTCAAGAAAGAAACGAGCGAAAACTCGAGGAGTACCATCAGAAACGTTCAACTTCACAGTCACCATTTCTTCAGTCCCCTGAAAATATAAGAAGACTG CATTCCTATAGTCCAAGTTCAAGGTGCTTAGAGCCCTCCGTTGCGTTGTCTTATAACTCTAGAACATTGTCACGCCAAAAGCGAATGGATGACCCATCGGAAGATATCTGCACGACATCATTTGTTAATTCAATGAATCTGTCTATAGATGAATCTGGGCCATCCGTCAGAGATGAAAGTGTATTTGCGAAAAATCCTCAACATGTAAGTTCTAAAGAGGGGATGCGGGTTGCCGGCCTTTCGGATCAGCCTAATAAGCTTTCCGAGGAGATGGTAAGGTGCATGAAGAATATTTTTATCTCCTTGGCAGATTCTTCCACTTTGTCAGCCAAATTACGAGCACTGAAAATGAACTGCCCGTCATTCTCTCCACAATCTGAGTGCTCCACAAACTTAACATGCGCACAGAACCCACATGTTGATACAGAGAATGTCACTGAGTTGTTTGCTTCAAAGAATGCATTCGATCCATATAAAGTTCGTGGAAAGTTAAGCTGGGCAGATATTGGAATTTACGGATCAGCAATTGAGGTTTCTTGGATGTCTGTTGGGAAGAAACAGTTAGAGTATGCTGCTGGGGCACTACGGAGATTTAG ATTGCTCGTTGAGCAACTTGCTGAGGTGGATCCTATCAACTTGGCTGACAATGAGAAGTTGGCTTTCTGGATCAACATATATAATGCGCTGATCATGCAC GCCTACTTGGCATATGGAGTTCCCAAAACCGATTTGAAACTTTTCTCACTGATGCAGAAG GCACAATACACAGTTGGTGGTCATTCCTTCAGTGCTGCTGCAATCGAATATGTCATACTGAAGATGCAACCACCAGTCCATAGGCCACAAACC GCTTTAGTTCTTGGTCTTCACAAACTGAAGGTACCCGACGAGCAACATAATTACTCTATCGATGTACATGAACCTCTGGTTGTTTTTGCGCTGAGCTGCGGAATGTACTCATCGCCAGCA GTCAGGATCTATACTGTGCAGAATATAAAAGAGGAACTTAAACATGCACAGCGGGACTTCGTTCGGGCATCAGTAGCTGTAAGCCGGAGAGGCAAGCTTCTGATGCCAAGAATGCTGTATGAATTCGCTAGTAATTTCGTTGATGATTTGACTTTGAGGATTTGGATCTCTCAGTACCTACCACCTCACCAGGCTGTGGTTGTGGAACAATGTATTGCAAAGAGGAAACAGAGCTTCCTTGGAAGAAGCAGCACTGTCATTGTACCTTTCGATTCTCGATTCCGCTATTTATTCTTACCCGTGGTTCCTGATTCAAAATTATGTTCATCGACACTCCAATGA
- the LOC113299137 gene encoding uncharacterized protein LOC113299137 isoform X1, with amino-acid sequence MLVLGGGTQQQQHHNYLSPSSSWSRVKTCYSMNVVSHRNNVVVSNNNIIHNNIYFKNLKKKKKRKLLQVTVMMKTAKEIKTINNSNKNLCDSIMARSCYHTVLTGLVASATVILSTSIMFSGTTHEAIASAATNTVEDGTTMENIPQMLSSTDGEDDNGKRKGRIQKPKSRKAESCTSKCVTTCVRGGYGAPGEGPLNAFRPLVVFKQGFHSRQYCLVECSDICNLIKD; translated from the exons ATGTTAGTTTTGGGAGGGGGTACACAACAGCAACAGCATCATAATTATCTTAGTCCTAGTAGTAGCTGGAGCAGAGTCAAAACCTGCTACTCAATGAATGTTGTGAGCCATAGGAACAATGTGGTTGTCAGCAATAATAACATTATTCACAACAACATTTActttaaaaacttgaaaaagaagaagaagaggaagctgCTGCAGGttacagtgatgatgaagacagcaaaggaaattaaaacaatcaacaacagcaacaagaaTTTGTGCGATTCAATTATGGCCAGGTCATGTTACCATACAGTACTAACTGGGCTTGTAGCTTCTGCAACAGTGATATTGTCTACTAGTATTATGTTCAGTGGTACTACTCATGAAGCTATTGCATCTGCTGCAACTAACACTGTAGAGGACGGTACTACTATGGAAAACATCCCACAGATGCTCTCTAGTACTGATGGTGAGGATGATAATGGCAAGAGGAAAGGTAGGATTCAGAAGCCAAAGTCTAGGAAAGCAGAATCCTGCACCAGCAAGTGCGTCACTACTTGCGTCCGAGGTGGCTATGGTGCCCCAGGGGAAGGACCTCTTAATGCTTTCAG GCCTCTGGTGGTATTCAAGCAAGGATTTCATAGTCGTCAATACTG CCTGGTGGAATGCTCTGACATATGCAACCTAATCAAGGACTAG
- the LOC113299136 gene encoding uncharacterized protein LOC113299136 isoform X2 → MDKVNPHRMQLQREVEKMQQELEEEMELRSVLENAVELSDLTSSNLTCIPEHAKELLSSIALLEITVSDLEEEMISLQCQLSQERNERKLEEYHQKRSTSQSPFLQSPENIRRLHSYSPSSRCLEPSVALSYNSRTLSRQKRMDDPSEDICTTSFVNSMNLSIDESGPSVRDESVFAKNPQHVSSKEGMRVAGLSDQPNKLSEEMVRCMKNIFISLADSSTLSAKLRALKMNCPSFSPQSECSTNLTCAQNPHVDTENVTELFASKNAFDPYKVRGKLSWADIGIYGSAIEVSWMSVGKKQLEYAAGALRRFRLLVEQLAEVDPINLADNEKLAFWINIYNALIMHAYLAYGVPKTDLKLFSLMQKAQYTVGGHSFSAAAIEYVILKMQPPVHRPQTALVLGLHKLKVPDEQHNYSIDVHEPLVVFALSCGMYSSPAVRIYTVQNIKEELKHAQRDFVRASVAVSRRGKLLMPRMLYEFASNFVDDLTLRIWISQYLPPHQAVVVEQCIAKRKQSFLGRSSTVIVPFDSRFRYLFLPVVPDSKLCSSTLQ, encoded by the exons ATGGACAAAGTCAATCCTCACAGAATGCAGCTTCAGCGGGAG GTTGAGAAAATGCAGCAAGAGCTAGAGGAAGAGATGGAACTGCGCAGTGTCTTAGAAAATGCAGTTGAGCTAAGCGATTTAACATCATCTAATTTAACATGCATCCCAGAACAT GCCAAGGAACTCTTATCTAGTATTGCTCTACTGGAGATCACAGTTTCAGATCTCGAGGAAGAGATGATATCTTTGCAGTGTCAGCTAAGTCAAGAAAGAAACGAGCGAAAACTCGAGGAGTACCATCAGAAACGTTCAACTTCACAGTCACCATTTCTTCAGTCCCCTGAAAATATAAGAAGACTG CATTCCTATAGTCCAAGTTCAAGGTGCTTAGAGCCCTCCGTTGCGTTGTCTTATAACTCTAGAACATTGTCACGCCAAAAGCGAATGGATGACCCATCGGAAGATATCTGCACGACATCATTTGTTAATTCAATGAATCTGTCTATAGATGAATCTGGGCCATCCGTCAGAGATGAAAGTGTATTTGCGAAAAATCCTCAACATGTAAGTTCTAAAGAGGGGATGCGGGTTGCCGGCCTTTCGGATCAGCCTAATAAGCTTTCCGAGGAGATGGTAAGGTGCATGAAGAATATTTTTATCTCCTTGGCAGATTCTTCCACTTTGTCAGCCAAATTACGAGCACTGAAAATGAACTGCCCGTCATTCTCTCCACAATCTGAGTGCTCCACAAACTTAACATGCGCACAGAACCCACATGTTGATACAGAGAATGTCACTGAGTTGTTTGCTTCAAAGAATGCATTCGATCCATATAAAGTTCGTGGAAAGTTAAGCTGGGCAGATATTGGAATTTACGGATCAGCAATTGAGGTTTCTTGGATGTCTGTTGGGAAGAAACAGTTAGAGTATGCTGCTGGGGCACTACGGAGATTTAG ATTGCTCGTTGAGCAACTTGCTGAGGTGGATCCTATCAACTTGGCTGACAATGAGAAGTTGGCTTTCTGGATCAACATATATAATGCGCTGATCATGCAC GCCTACTTGGCATATGGAGTTCCCAAAACCGATTTGAAACTTTTCTCACTGATGCAGAAG GCACAATACACAGTTGGTGGTCATTCCTTCAGTGCTGCTGCAATCGAATATGTCATACTGAAGATGCAACCACCAGTCCATAGGCCACAAACC GCTTTAGTTCTTGGTCTTCACAAACTGAAGGTACCCGACGAGCAACATAATTACTCTATCGATGTACATGAACCTCTGGTTGTTTTTGCGCTGAGCTGCGGAATGTACTCATCGCCAGCA GTCAGGATCTATACTGTGCAGAATATAAAAGAGGAACTTAAACATGCACAGCGGGACTTCGTTCGGGCATCAGTAGCTGTAAGCCGGAGAGGCAAGCTTCTGATGCCAAGAATGCTGTATGAATTCGCTAGTAATTTCGTTGATGATTTGACTTTGAGGATTTGGATCTCTCAGTACCTACCACCTCACCAGGCTGTGGTTGTGGAACAATGTATTGCAAAGAGGAAACAGAGCTTCCTTGGAAGAAGCAGCACTGTCATTGTACCTTTCGATTCTCGATTCCGCTATTTATTCTTACCCGTGGTTCCTGATTCAAAATTATGTTCATCGACACTCCAATGA